The Punica granatum isolate Tunisia-2019 chromosome 4, ASM765513v2, whole genome shotgun sequence sequence ACGATTATGCACTGCaatctatctatatacaaCATATAAAGTCTAGGATGATAATTCAGAAAATGCAATATAGGATGAAGCCTCCTTATGGTCGCATGACCTTTCAATTGATTGCTATTAAAACTTGCGAGAAATGTCGAAAAATTATGGTGCCAATTCATAAAAAGCTTAAAGATCCAAAAATTATTCGTGTAACGGAAGATGTCAATTCCTGAAATAATTTCGACACCTTTGAAATTCCTCAATTAACAATTACATCGGTTATACCAATAAAGAGATAAgatcatatttatatttgtttatttacttttatcaTATTTCCTATAACTGGCTCGCGCAATCGATTAGTTAGTTTTATAGGTTCATGAGTTATAATCCTTGATCAATGATAATGCACCCCGCCCCTACTCCTACCGCGGTTGGGTCACCAGCTCTCACTTCATAATTTCTCTATTTGGGGCTATACAACGGCCGTTAATTAGGAGAATACGATACTTTAACAGCATCACAAAAATAGTAGTGgcaaataaatattgaaaccCCATCTTAACATATAACGCATATCATCTACGTACGTTCCAAGAGCTCGGACATCAAACCCGAAATCTCTTCCCTTGAGgagcttttttattttttatcccTATGCCTCTTTCTTGAGGACAGTTGCATGAAAACGCCATTTCATCCCAagacaattttattttcctcaaCTGCTCCGATCACATCGCGACACTGAAGACGGAGGTCCCGTCCATTATAATCAAGGGGAGGTCAGTAATTAAAGATAAATTTGATCTTTTTAGTTGATAAAGAACTTCAGATATATCATTAttatcgagagagagagagaaagaatttcagatatatattataattaacaaataaaCATGTGAATTTTCTCATATATCGTAAAAAGAAAGGATGATATTTGATCTCGTTTGAAGAGCTGCCTCTCCACTAATTGCCTTCGGATCCATCAATTTAATTTACAGTTACAACAACGACTGGCTTTTCAAGCAAAGTACTGTCGGATTCTTCCTCGTAATCACTGTCAAACTTGATAATCATCCCGGACGACCGTTCGTTCCCGCCGGTGACGGCACAATCCGCGTCACCGAACACCACCCTCCCACGGGAATAATCCGGTAGACGCGCACCCACAGACCTGGACTTGCTCAGCCTCACCGCTACCGCCCATTTATTGTTCCCTGCCGCTCCATGGCCCGCTTGCTTCCTCCTCGCGGAACTCGACCCAGACGACCCCACCGATCTGGACCTGACCACTTGATGATTAGCCACTGAAGCCGACGGCCCACCTCCGCAACCTTCAGTAGCCACACCCGATCCGTCTTTCCCGGACTCCACATTCGAAATAGGATTCACATTGGACACTTTCCTAGTCCTAGTCTTCCTTCCACTCTTCTTAGACCATCCGACTTCGTCACTAGCTTCGACTGCCACCTCTACGTCCTCCCCGTTATTGATTGGGTCTGTACCCTGCCTCAAGTTTCCCCACACTCGTATCGCCCGGACCCTTTCCCTTGCCATCTGTAGCCTctccaccacctccgccatgcGGGGTCGCCTCCGAGCATCATCCCTCACGCACTGCGCTGCCAACACTGCCATGAGGCGCATGATTGCGGGGTCTGCAGGCGGGCTGATCCTTGTGTCGCGAATGGTTCTAAACTTGTGCAACTTGATTAGTGGGATGGCCCAATCCACGATTGAGGGCGGGCTATAATTAACGTCGATCGCGTTCCTTCCACTTATGATTTCTAAGAGTAATATTCCGAAGCTGAACACGTCGCTCTTCTCGCTCAGGTCCCCCGGGGCGGTGTACGCGGGGTCAAGGTACCCCATCGTCCCCGCCGGGGGCGTGGAGCGGGCCCGGACGTCTTCCACCTGTCCCCTCAGGGCCAGCCCGAAATCTCCCAGCCTAGCGTTCCACTTCCCGTCGATCAGCACGTTCGACGACTTGATGTCCCGGTGGATGACGGGCGGCTCCGACTCGTGGAGCCCCCGGACCGCCCTGGCCACCTGCAAAGCAAACCGGACCCGGTCAGTCCAACCGGGCGGTCGATGGCTCCGGTGCAGGAGGTCGTAAAGGCACCCGTTCGGCATGTACTCGACAACTATCAACCGCTCCTCAATCGATTCATTGTCCTCCTCGCAAACTCCAATTAAGTTGACGAGCCTCGGTCCTCGGACCCGGGACAGGATTTCGATCTCGTTCTCGTAGAAGTTGCCGCCAGCAGGCAATTTGGCCCTCTTTACTGCGGCCGTCAGCCTCCCACCATCGAGGACCGCCCGGTAGACACTCCCGTGGCTGCCCTTGCCGAGGAAGCTGTTGGCGGAGAAGCCGCCCGTAGCGGCCACGAGCTCGGAATGACAGAACTTCCTGATCCTTGCCGGCTTATTGCCGTAGGCATTACTACTACGACCGGCTCCGGGGGGCCGCCCTTTACTGGATCCGCCGGCGGTGGCGGTTACTCTCTTGCAGTCCCAGTTGTAGGGATCGCAGGTGGAGACGGCGGACTCGTCATTGCATGAGAAGTAACGGCCCATATATTGAAACAGTTACGATTGATTGATAGAAGacgaattgaagaagaagaagaacaagaagagaaTGATCGGTTTATTGGTGAGGGGCGGCGGGGGAACAAGGGTGGTGGCGGGCGGCAATGATAGTGgaagggaggaggaggagagcgGCAAAAGCCATTACTGCTGGGAGAAAATGTGGTGTGTATCTGtctgtttttatttaattttatttacagCTGAGGGAGGAAGggataattaagagattttgagatttttatttttccgttATAAAGAAACTCGTCGACCCAattcaatcaaataaaaaatttaaatagcTAATAAAATGGTATGGATAGTTTCACAACGCGAATCGAATCTACGTCTTATTACTTGACAGGCGAAAACATGTACTACTATTCTATATCCTCTTTCTCGTAACAATCAAGTTTTCTCCTTTTAGATATAAAAGGCCAAAAATTTTTAGGAGATCATAATCGCTTTCTGCAAAATAATTTACGTGTAAACCACGTAAATATTGTTCTTCACCCATCAAAAggtaaaaaacaaaaaaaaaattcggtgCAAAAAAGGTAAATATTGTTCTTTGGACAATTCTATGAAAAGCTATAATCTTCGTGGTATTTTTCGAGAGACGGTACATGTTCCAAGTGAATGCTTGAGTGATGATTACCAAGCACTTTACGGATTGTtcgtatatttatattttatagaaTTAATATAGGATTGTatgtatcaaatatatataatctgtTGCTTGGGTGGAACCCCTAAATTACGTACCGTGATTGCTAACAATAACATTTCAAACCAATATAATGAAGAGgattgtgttttttttttttccatcatcTGGGTCGTCGCCACGATTGCAAGCCGTTCGATTACGAGTTTTATGACGATTTAGGAGGGATTTTAGAAAGATTCCAGTACGGGATTACTAGAAATCGTGTTTGAAAACAAGGAagctaatttgaaaatttttgaaagtGAGATTGGAATGGTATTGTTGATACTTTATTGCTTGGGGCTAATGCTAATGCATGCAAACGCGTGCTCGACTTTGGGGCAGGAATTTCTTGGGTTGGTCATAAAGTTGTGGGCCCGGGGGATCCATATGTCTAATTAGATGTCTCACTTTATCTTTTTAGATCtagaccttttattttcttatgatTATCGTCTTGTATCTgcaaaagtaattaaaaataaataaactccTTTAATAATTGACTAAATTAGGCTCTCGACCCATCCcttataatcaattttcacATTCTGCAGTTCCTTTATTGGACTTTTCAGATTCTCTCGTCTCATTTATTGTGGGTGAATTATGTAACCTCTTTCGAAGTTCACATTGGACTTATTCAAAATTGTGAATATTGAATTCTCACTGTGTTTATATAAATGACGAGgactcaaaaaattaatttcagaaGATGATGCTATCCGTCTCTCtataaattcaattatttatctttcttttttaatgtatAATTCATACTCTACTTAAATATTCTTAACCAATTAATCTTTTGAGTTAGATATTATTGAATAATAAATGTATCAATCATACCGTATCTAGCACCTCGCTGAAAAAGGGAGCTCGCCGTAAAGGGACCGACCGTGCAGGGGGGCTTGAGACGCCGTCGGAGTTGGAGCCGCTCATGGTGGGGGTGAGTTTGCCGGAACCGAGGGAGAAGGACGGTGGCTCCAGAGGTTTAAGGTGGCGGCACCTTGGAAGAGAAGATGCAGCCTagagttttcttctttttctattttattattattatttttcttttttctctttattttttttctcttttacaaACTGTTCGGATCATAACTCATAAGTGCTTGACGGAGCATACCTTTAGGACttaaaataatcaaaaagaaacttatagaattcaaattcaaaaaagagCAAATTCATAGGATATTTCTCATAATTCtccacaaaaagaaaatcctaAAATGAATCTTTTAAGCATGTTTGTTTCCCATTTAATCAATTCTATACGATACGCTTTCAAAACTAATTCAGTCCACACATGATGTGAATGattgaataataaatatatcaatcaCATTGTATCTAATAAGGATAACCTTTTAAATTAAACACTCATAAATTTGATTTACTGAATCAATCACTTATAAGTAATTCAGTAAAAATTCAGTTGTGAAAACCAAACAGATCAGAATTATATTTGATTAGACCGTGAGTTCTTCATCTATATTTCATTTCTAACCGGATAACAGTTAAACGCACAATCTATGCGATCGACACTACTAAAAAACCGATCGAGCTTTCTCGTTCTTTCGTGGGGGCCGAGATGTTGTATTCCCACTCTGTTTCCCATCTATCCACTTCACTCTTGCCGGGTAGGAAAGGaaaaacagaagaaatcatatcaatcaatcaatcaataaaatgataataacagaaaaagaaagaagaaagtaaCAGACACCATTATTTTGAATATGATAGTTGGTATTCACAAATttatggtgcgtttgattttagaattaaaataagtttaattttaattttaattttgattgtgaaaaataacaaatgagatgatattataaatttgacttgggaaacgtgtattttttgttgtgtagtgtgttgagttaaaatcaaaatcatgattctaaaatcaaacttacaaatcaaacggataaataattctaattaattcaattcgaatTGAATTGACTTGATAGAtggtaaaaattttataattataattttttttattcataatattcgaatataaaatttttatttaaataaaataaatctcGAATTATCTGAAtcaattcatttttatttgaaagaCATCACTTAATTTGGTTGGAGTAGCTTTAGAGGGATTGTACTTCTGGCCCCATCATCTCTTATatcattttcttaatcaaatcCATCATCATATCATTCATTAGTTCTATTATTGTCCATTCCATGCAATGTCATCCTCCATGCTACGTGCGCATAGCTCAAAgctatttatgtatatatttattttattttatttaaaaaaaaagatcttaGCAAGATCCGAGTATTTTGCACGAGTGATAACTATAACCAGTGATATATAACCTGACCTCTAGATAAGAATTGATCTTATCATATGATTCAACCACtcttttttcttccctttAATTTTAATGCGAATTCAAAGTATTAGTCACGATGGACCCGCGAGAGATAGAAGACAATTGCCCAACTGATCCTTATCGTGCTAAAAATGTTGTTATAACACCCAATCGGGAGGTATTAAATGATTCGATGCCCCGATGGTCAATACGAGTGGCCCCGGTCAGTTATTAATAGTTATTAAAGGTAAGTCAAGTACCAGatctttctatatatatatatatatatatagaagacaAACAAAATCTTGTGAATAGAATATGCAACATCGAATGCATATGTTGTTAGCACGTCAGCAATTTACATGGTTACGTCTCGGGTTAGTTCCCTTTTAATTGCAGCTAGTATGATCATTTAcggtatatatatttgctctTCTCCTCAACTAGTCTTGGCTCTAAATCAGGTCAAATTGCAAGGGAATAGTAAATTAGACTATTGCATAGTAAAAGGTAGAGATGGGTCCTCTTTCAACCAAACCTAAATCGAATCTgatattttcaaacttatggAAAATGTTGCATCACGCACGCAAatacatacaatatatatgtatggatatgtatgtatatatggatTTGTCAATGTGCATCCTGTGTgatcttaaataataaatttacctTCTCTTTTCCCCCCATTTTCAAACCATATATACCAAATTGGGCTGCAGCACTTAGTCTTATGATATTCTTCAATTTGGTTCTTTGCCTCGAACTACTCGATCATCGGCCCCTTTGAATTATGGCACCAATTAATGCCGCAAATCATGTTATCTACAAATACACATTTACATTATGATAATTTCAAAAGCCAAATAATGTCACGCCAGAAGGTAGCTAGGCAACACATATGAACATTCATCAATACTGGATCTAGTAGTACCTCTATGCTACGTATTTGTTTTGAAGCAATACGGAATAACAAAGAGAACCCGAATAAACTAAATTCAGTGTCATTCATAAAAAAGTCTCATgtctttcatttattttaatttttttgggtaagatCACAGCCATCCTCAACTATTAGCTAGAATTAGTCTCGTTCAATCGTTGATTTAGCCCCGACCACAATATACTTTTAATGAGTTTTGAACCATTACATTGTGTATAAAGTTGTCTCAATTAGAGTTTAAttgtgtttattttattttatttatatttttgccaTCTTCCTTTTTGGGAGGCCGAGATAATTAAGAAAAGTAAGGTGTATACAATTAACATGGCGTGGATGGAAAGTCCACCAAAACAAATAtgtcaaacatatatatgtatgggtAACATGCAATATATAGCAGAGAAATGTATTAATGCCTGATATATATCTGACACCCACCACCACTAGTTAGCCCTTCCCTTGCCTTAAAGGTTCTGTCCCCATCATTCAAAAAGGTGAAGTGCTCCTCTTCATTTGGTCCGCTGTCCAAATTGTATACACGTTTTCACTATATTGGACAGAAGTTTGGTCATTCCTGTTCCTGTATAAGTAAGTAACCAAATCGAGTCATTAGAAATCTAACAGATGATTAGGAAATAATTGATATCTATTATGATATTTCACTGATGTTTTATTGGCGTATTTGGgcagccatatatatatatatatcgagaaACTTCAACGTAAGTTTTACGTCAAACCAGCTCCAATATATTTGACAAAGTATATAACGTTGCTCCAACAGGataattttttcctttcattgaAAGTGTATCGAGGAACTTCGACATAAACCTTTCGCTTGTTAAAGTTCATGCAAAAAATAGGACGATCAGTGGATAGAGAGATCCACATTTTAACTGATGATGGAATAGGCCCAATTATATCTTACAAAAGAAAGCCCATTAATCCGAAAAGGCCCAAACAAGTTAAGGCCCATGGGACACAATACCATCTC is a genomic window containing:
- the LOC116206138 gene encoding serine/threonine-protein kinase-like protein At3g51990 is translated as MGRYFSCNDESAVSTCDPYNWDCKRVTATAGGSSKGRPPGAGRSSNAYGNKPARIRKFCHSELVAATGGFSANSFLGKGSHGSVYRAVLDGGRLTAAVKRAKLPAGGNFYENEIEILSRVRGPRLVNLIGVCEEDNESIEERLIVVEYMPNGCLYDLLHRSHRPPGWTDRVRFALQVARAVRGLHESEPPVIHRDIKSSNVLIDGKWNARLGDFGLALRGQVEDVRARSTPPAGTMGYLDPAYTAPGDLSEKSDVFSFGILLLEIISGRNAIDVNYSPPSIVDWAIPLIKLHKFRTIRDTRISPPADPAIMRLMAVLAAQCVRDDARRRPRMAEVVERLQMARERVRAIRVWGNLRQGTDPINNGEDVEVAVEASDEVGWSKKSGRKTRTRKVSNVNPISNVESGKDGSGVATEGCGGGPSASVANHQVVRSRSVGSSGSSSARRKQAGHGAAGNNKWAVAVRLSKSRSVGARLPDYSRGRVVFGDADCAVTGGNERSSGMIIKFDSDYEEESDSTLLEKPVVVVTVN